One Triticum dicoccoides isolate Atlit2015 ecotype Zavitan chromosome 4B, WEW_v2.0, whole genome shotgun sequence genomic window carries:
- the LOC119294892 gene encoding hydroquinone glucosyltransferase-like isoform X3: MESFMNAGSAPAPSAARPHVVLLASPGAGHLIPLAELARRLVEHHGFAATIVTFSGLSDSEALPSGIPTSVSTVALPAVKIDDLPADALRGSVLVELIHRSLPSLSTFLRSIGSTTPLAALVPDFLCSAALPLAVELGVPCYVFIPSSLTMIYLMRRVVELHDDAAPGEYRDLPEPLEIPGGLSLRRADLPVPYRDCNGPAYAQLLRGGRRYRRADGFLTNTFYEMEPAMAEEFRQAAEQGAFPPAFPVGPFVRSNSDEETGASAILEWLDSQPTRSVVYVAFGSGGALSAEQTVELAAGLEASRQRFLWVVRMPSLDGRTCAFGARDDDDPLAWLPEGFLERTRGRGLAVPAWAPQVRVLSHPATAIFVSHCGWNSALESAASGVPMVAWPLYAEQRMNAALLEGTLGVALRPRAREDGGVVAREEVAAAVNELMEGESGRAVRRRAEDLQRAAARAWSPDGSSRRALEDVAAKWKAGAGGCRRQVEGGAWRGEVTRQRPSGPVHTQHTRTRSCPASLCRHWFLCSISMSSLCKYLVPLNQT; this comes from the exons ATGGAGTCGTTCATGAACGCAGGCTCCGCGCCAGCCCCATCCGCGGCGAGGCCGCACGTCGTGCTGCTGGCCAGCCCCGGCGCCGGCCACCTCATACCGCTGGCCGAGCTTGCGCGGCGGCTCGTGGAGCACCACGGCTTCGCGGCCACGATCGTCACCTTCAGCGGCCTCTCCGACTCAGAAGCCCTCCCCAGCGGCATCCCTACCTCCGTCTCCACCGTCGCGCTCCCGGCCGTCAAGATCGACGACCTCCCCGCCGACGCCCTCCGTGGCAGCGTGCTCGTGGAGCTCATCCATCGCTCCCTCCCCAGCCTCAGCACCTTTCTCCGCTCCATCGGCTCGACCACTCCGCTCGCCGCGCTGGTTCCGGACTTCTTATGCTCCGCGGCGCTGCCCCTCGCGGTCGAGCTAGGCGTCCCGTGCTACGTGTTCATCCCCAGTAGCCTCACCATGATCTACCTGATGCGCCGCGTCGTGGAGCTCCACGACGACGCGGCCCCTGGCGAGTACCGCGACCTCCCGGAGCCTCTCGAGATCCCCGGGGGCTTGTCGCTGCGCCGCGCAGACCTTCCGGTCCCGTATCGCGACTGTAACGGGCCGGCTTACGCGCAACTGCTCCGGGGAGGCCGGCGATACCGCCGTGCCGACGGTTTTTTGACGAACACCTTCTACGAGATGGAACCTGCCATGGCGGAAGAGTTCAGGCAGGCGGCGGAGCAAGGCGCGTTCCCGCCGGCGTTCCCCGTGGGGCCGTTCGTCCGGTCAAACTCCGACGAGGAAACCGGCGCGTCGGCCATCCTAGAGTGGCTTGACAGCCAGCCGACAAGGTCGGTGGTGTACGTCGCGTTCGGAAGCGGCGGAGCGCTGTCTGCGGAGCAGACGGTCGAGCTCGCCGCCGGGCTAGAGGCAAGCAGACAGAGGTTCCTCTGGGTGGTGCGGATGCCGAGCCTGGACGGCCGGACGTGTGCCTTCGGGGCCCGCGACGATGACGACCCATTGGCGTGGCTTCCCGAGGGCTTCCTGGAGAGGACCAGGGGCAGGGGGCTCGCCGTGCCGGCCTGGGCGCCACAGGTGCGCGTCCTGTCCCACCCGGCGACGGCGATCTTCGTGTCGCACTGCGGGTGGAACTCGGCGCTGGAGAGCGCGGCGTCCGGCGTGCCGATGGTTGCGTGGCCGCTTTACGCGGAGCAGAGGATGAACGCCGCTCTGCTGGAAGGGACCCTCGGGGTGGCGCTGCGACCGAGAGCGCGAGAGGACGGCGGCGTCGTGGCGCGCGAGGAAGTTGCGGCCGCCGTGAACGAGCTCATGGAGGGGGAGAGTGGGCGCGCCGTGAGGCGCCGGGCCGAGGACCTGCAGCGAGCGGCGGCACGCGCGTGGTCGCCGGATGGTTCGTCGCGCCGGGCGCTGGAGGATGTCGCCGCCAAGTGGAAGGCGGGCGCTGGAGGATGTCGCCGCCAAGTGGAAGGCGGCGCTTGGCGGGGGGAGGTAACGCGG CAACGACCTTCAGGGCCGGTCCATACACAGCACACTCGCACCCGTTCATGCCCTGCCTCTTTGTGCAGACATTGGTTCCTTTGCAGCATCTCCATGTCGTCTCTGTGCAAATACCTGGTACCTTTGAACCAAACTTGA
- the LOC119294892 gene encoding hydroquinone glucosyltransferase-like isoform X5: protein MESFMNAGSAPAPSAARPHVVLLASPGAGHLIPLAELARRLVEHHGFAATIVTFSGLSDSEALPSGIPTSVSTVALPAVKIDDLPADALRGSVLVELIHRSLPSLSTFLRSIGSTTPLAALVPDFLCSAALPLAVELGVPCYVFIPSSLTMIYLMRRVVELHDDAAPGEYRDLPEPLEIPGGLSLRRADLPVPYRDCNGPAYAQLLRGGRRYRRADGFLTNTFYEMEPAMAEEFRQAAEQGAFPPAFPVGPFVRSNSDEETGASAILEWLDSQPTRSVVYVAFGSGGALSAEQTVELAAGLEASRQRFLWVVRMPSLDGRTCAFGARDDDDPLAWLPEGFLERTRGRGLAVPAWAPQVRVLSHPATAIFVSHCGWNSALESAASGVPMVAWPLYAEQRMNAALLEGTLGVALRPRAREDGGVVAREEVAAAVNELMEGESGRAVRRRAEDLQRAAARAWSPDGSSRRALEDVAAKWKAGAGGCRRQVEGGAWRGEVTRTLVPLQHLHVVSVQIPVTILCSAEECRK from the exons ATGGAGTCGTTCATGAACGCAGGCTCCGCGCCAGCCCCATCCGCGGCGAGGCCGCACGTCGTGCTGCTGGCCAGCCCCGGCGCCGGCCACCTCATACCGCTGGCCGAGCTTGCGCGGCGGCTCGTGGAGCACCACGGCTTCGCGGCCACGATCGTCACCTTCAGCGGCCTCTCCGACTCAGAAGCCCTCCCCAGCGGCATCCCTACCTCCGTCTCCACCGTCGCGCTCCCGGCCGTCAAGATCGACGACCTCCCCGCCGACGCCCTCCGTGGCAGCGTGCTCGTGGAGCTCATCCATCGCTCCCTCCCCAGCCTCAGCACCTTTCTCCGCTCCATCGGCTCGACCACTCCGCTCGCCGCGCTGGTTCCGGACTTCTTATGCTCCGCGGCGCTGCCCCTCGCGGTCGAGCTAGGCGTCCCGTGCTACGTGTTCATCCCCAGTAGCCTCACCATGATCTACCTGATGCGCCGCGTCGTGGAGCTCCACGACGACGCGGCCCCTGGCGAGTACCGCGACCTCCCGGAGCCTCTCGAGATCCCCGGGGGCTTGTCGCTGCGCCGCGCAGACCTTCCGGTCCCGTATCGCGACTGTAACGGGCCGGCTTACGCGCAACTGCTCCGGGGAGGCCGGCGATACCGCCGTGCCGACGGTTTTTTGACGAACACCTTCTACGAGATGGAACCTGCCATGGCGGAAGAGTTCAGGCAGGCGGCGGAGCAAGGCGCGTTCCCGCCGGCGTTCCCCGTGGGGCCGTTCGTCCGGTCAAACTCCGACGAGGAAACCGGCGCGTCGGCCATCCTAGAGTGGCTTGACAGCCAGCCGACAAGGTCGGTGGTGTACGTCGCGTTCGGAAGCGGCGGAGCGCTGTCTGCGGAGCAGACGGTCGAGCTCGCCGCCGGGCTAGAGGCAAGCAGACAGAGGTTCCTCTGGGTGGTGCGGATGCCGAGCCTGGACGGCCGGACGTGTGCCTTCGGGGCCCGCGACGATGACGACCCATTGGCGTGGCTTCCCGAGGGCTTCCTGGAGAGGACCAGGGGCAGGGGGCTCGCCGTGCCGGCCTGGGCGCCACAGGTGCGCGTCCTGTCCCACCCGGCGACGGCGATCTTCGTGTCGCACTGCGGGTGGAACTCGGCGCTGGAGAGCGCGGCGTCCGGCGTGCCGATGGTTGCGTGGCCGCTTTACGCGGAGCAGAGGATGAACGCCGCTCTGCTGGAAGGGACCCTCGGGGTGGCGCTGCGACCGAGAGCGCGAGAGGACGGCGGCGTCGTGGCGCGCGAGGAAGTTGCGGCCGCCGTGAACGAGCTCATGGAGGGGGAGAGTGGGCGCGCCGTGAGGCGCCGGGCCGAGGACCTGCAGCGAGCGGCGGCACGCGCGTGGTCGCCGGATGGTTCGTCGCGCCGGGCGCTGGAGGATGTCGCCGCCAAGTGGAAGGCGGGCGCTGGAGGATGTCGCCGCCAAGTGGAAGGCGGCGCTTGGCGGGGGGAGGTAACGCGG ACATTGGTTCCTTTGCAGCATCTCCATGTCGTCTCTGTGCAAATACCTG TGACTATACTGTGTTCCGCCGAAGAATGCAGAAAATGA
- the LOC119294892 gene encoding hydroquinone glucosyltransferase-like isoform X4, translated as MESFMNAGSAPAPSAARPHVVLLASPGAGHLIPLAELARRLVEHHGFAATIVTFSGLSDSEALPSGIPTSVSTVALPAVKIDDLPADALRGSVLVELIHRSLPSLSTFLRSIGSTTPLAALVPDFLCSAALPLAVELGVPCYVFIPSSLTMIYLMRRVVELHDDAAPGEYRDLPEPLEIPGGLSLRRADLPVPYRDCNGPAYAQLLRGGRRYRRADGFLTNTFYEMEPAMAEEFRQAAEQGAFPPAFPVGPFVRSNSDEETGASAILEWLDSQPTRSVVYVAFGSGGALSAEQTVELAAGLEASRQRFLWVVRMPSLDGRTCAFGARDDDDPLAWLPEGFLERTRGRGLAVPAWAPQVRVLSHPATAIFVSHCGWNSALESAASGVPMVAWPLYAEQRMNAALLEGTLGVALRPRAREDGGVVAREEVAAAVNELMEGESGRAVRRRAEDLQRAAARAWSPDGSSRRALEDVAAKWKAGAGGCRRQVEGGAWRGEVTRQRPSGPVHTQHTRTRSCPASLCRHWFLCSISMSSLCKYL; from the exons ATGGAGTCGTTCATGAACGCAGGCTCCGCGCCAGCCCCATCCGCGGCGAGGCCGCACGTCGTGCTGCTGGCCAGCCCCGGCGCCGGCCACCTCATACCGCTGGCCGAGCTTGCGCGGCGGCTCGTGGAGCACCACGGCTTCGCGGCCACGATCGTCACCTTCAGCGGCCTCTCCGACTCAGAAGCCCTCCCCAGCGGCATCCCTACCTCCGTCTCCACCGTCGCGCTCCCGGCCGTCAAGATCGACGACCTCCCCGCCGACGCCCTCCGTGGCAGCGTGCTCGTGGAGCTCATCCATCGCTCCCTCCCCAGCCTCAGCACCTTTCTCCGCTCCATCGGCTCGACCACTCCGCTCGCCGCGCTGGTTCCGGACTTCTTATGCTCCGCGGCGCTGCCCCTCGCGGTCGAGCTAGGCGTCCCGTGCTACGTGTTCATCCCCAGTAGCCTCACCATGATCTACCTGATGCGCCGCGTCGTGGAGCTCCACGACGACGCGGCCCCTGGCGAGTACCGCGACCTCCCGGAGCCTCTCGAGATCCCCGGGGGCTTGTCGCTGCGCCGCGCAGACCTTCCGGTCCCGTATCGCGACTGTAACGGGCCGGCTTACGCGCAACTGCTCCGGGGAGGCCGGCGATACCGCCGTGCCGACGGTTTTTTGACGAACACCTTCTACGAGATGGAACCTGCCATGGCGGAAGAGTTCAGGCAGGCGGCGGAGCAAGGCGCGTTCCCGCCGGCGTTCCCCGTGGGGCCGTTCGTCCGGTCAAACTCCGACGAGGAAACCGGCGCGTCGGCCATCCTAGAGTGGCTTGACAGCCAGCCGACAAGGTCGGTGGTGTACGTCGCGTTCGGAAGCGGCGGAGCGCTGTCTGCGGAGCAGACGGTCGAGCTCGCCGCCGGGCTAGAGGCAAGCAGACAGAGGTTCCTCTGGGTGGTGCGGATGCCGAGCCTGGACGGCCGGACGTGTGCCTTCGGGGCCCGCGACGATGACGACCCATTGGCGTGGCTTCCCGAGGGCTTCCTGGAGAGGACCAGGGGCAGGGGGCTCGCCGTGCCGGCCTGGGCGCCACAGGTGCGCGTCCTGTCCCACCCGGCGACGGCGATCTTCGTGTCGCACTGCGGGTGGAACTCGGCGCTGGAGAGCGCGGCGTCCGGCGTGCCGATGGTTGCGTGGCCGCTTTACGCGGAGCAGAGGATGAACGCCGCTCTGCTGGAAGGGACCCTCGGGGTGGCGCTGCGACCGAGAGCGCGAGAGGACGGCGGCGTCGTGGCGCGCGAGGAAGTTGCGGCCGCCGTGAACGAGCTCATGGAGGGGGAGAGTGGGCGCGCCGTGAGGCGCCGGGCCGAGGACCTGCAGCGAGCGGCGGCACGCGCGTGGTCGCCGGATGGTTCGTCGCGCCGGGCGCTGGAGGATGTCGCCGCCAAGTGGAAGGCGGGCGCTGGAGGATGTCGCCGCCAAGTGGAAGGCGGCGCTTGGCGGGGGGAGGTAACGCGG CAACGACCTTCAGGGCCGGTCCATACACAGCACACTCGCACCCGTTCATGCCCTGCCTCTTTGTGCAGACATTGGTTCCTTTGCAGCATCTCCATGTCGTCTCTGTGCAAATACCTG TGA
- the LOC119294892 gene encoding hydroquinone glucosyltransferase-like isoform X2: protein MESFMNAGSAPAPSAARPHVVLLASPGAGHLIPLAELARRLVEHHGFAATIVTFSGLSDSEALPSGIPTSVSTVALPAVKIDDLPADALRGSVLVELIHRSLPSLSTFLRSIGSTTPLAALVPDFLCSAALPLAVELGVPCYVFIPSSLTMIYLMRRVVELHDDAAPGEYRDLPEPLEIPGGLSLRRADLPVPYRDCNGPAYAQLLRGGRRYRRADGFLTNTFYEMEPAMAEEFRQAAEQGAFPPAFPVGPFVRSNSDEETGASAILEWLDSQPTRSVVYVAFGSGGALSAEQTVELAAGLEASRQRFLWVVRMPSLDGRTCAFGARDDDDPLAWLPEGFLERTRGRGLAVPAWAPQVRVLSHPATAIFVSHCGWNSALESAASGVPMVAWPLYAEQRMNAALLEGTLGVALRPRAREDGGVVAREEVAAAVNELMEGESGRAVRRRAEDLQRAAARAWSPDGSSRRALEDVAAKWKAGAGGCRRQVEGGAWRGEVTRTLVPLQHLHVVSVQIPGTFEPNLILFWSLNYMASVVYACCITKLFFNSTVVTILCSAEECRK from the exons ATGGAGTCGTTCATGAACGCAGGCTCCGCGCCAGCCCCATCCGCGGCGAGGCCGCACGTCGTGCTGCTGGCCAGCCCCGGCGCCGGCCACCTCATACCGCTGGCCGAGCTTGCGCGGCGGCTCGTGGAGCACCACGGCTTCGCGGCCACGATCGTCACCTTCAGCGGCCTCTCCGACTCAGAAGCCCTCCCCAGCGGCATCCCTACCTCCGTCTCCACCGTCGCGCTCCCGGCCGTCAAGATCGACGACCTCCCCGCCGACGCCCTCCGTGGCAGCGTGCTCGTGGAGCTCATCCATCGCTCCCTCCCCAGCCTCAGCACCTTTCTCCGCTCCATCGGCTCGACCACTCCGCTCGCCGCGCTGGTTCCGGACTTCTTATGCTCCGCGGCGCTGCCCCTCGCGGTCGAGCTAGGCGTCCCGTGCTACGTGTTCATCCCCAGTAGCCTCACCATGATCTACCTGATGCGCCGCGTCGTGGAGCTCCACGACGACGCGGCCCCTGGCGAGTACCGCGACCTCCCGGAGCCTCTCGAGATCCCCGGGGGCTTGTCGCTGCGCCGCGCAGACCTTCCGGTCCCGTATCGCGACTGTAACGGGCCGGCTTACGCGCAACTGCTCCGGGGAGGCCGGCGATACCGCCGTGCCGACGGTTTTTTGACGAACACCTTCTACGAGATGGAACCTGCCATGGCGGAAGAGTTCAGGCAGGCGGCGGAGCAAGGCGCGTTCCCGCCGGCGTTCCCCGTGGGGCCGTTCGTCCGGTCAAACTCCGACGAGGAAACCGGCGCGTCGGCCATCCTAGAGTGGCTTGACAGCCAGCCGACAAGGTCGGTGGTGTACGTCGCGTTCGGAAGCGGCGGAGCGCTGTCTGCGGAGCAGACGGTCGAGCTCGCCGCCGGGCTAGAGGCAAGCAGACAGAGGTTCCTCTGGGTGGTGCGGATGCCGAGCCTGGACGGCCGGACGTGTGCCTTCGGGGCCCGCGACGATGACGACCCATTGGCGTGGCTTCCCGAGGGCTTCCTGGAGAGGACCAGGGGCAGGGGGCTCGCCGTGCCGGCCTGGGCGCCACAGGTGCGCGTCCTGTCCCACCCGGCGACGGCGATCTTCGTGTCGCACTGCGGGTGGAACTCGGCGCTGGAGAGCGCGGCGTCCGGCGTGCCGATGGTTGCGTGGCCGCTTTACGCGGAGCAGAGGATGAACGCCGCTCTGCTGGAAGGGACCCTCGGGGTGGCGCTGCGACCGAGAGCGCGAGAGGACGGCGGCGTCGTGGCGCGCGAGGAAGTTGCGGCCGCCGTGAACGAGCTCATGGAGGGGGAGAGTGGGCGCGCCGTGAGGCGCCGGGCCGAGGACCTGCAGCGAGCGGCGGCACGCGCGTGGTCGCCGGATGGTTCGTCGCGCCGGGCGCTGGAGGATGTCGCCGCCAAGTGGAAGGCGGGCGCTGGAGGATGTCGCCGCCAAGTGGAAGGCGGCGCTTGGCGGGGGGAGGTAACGCGG ACATTGGTTCCTTTGCAGCATCTCCATGTCGTCTCTGTGCAAATACCTGGTACCTTTGAACCAAACTTGATTTTATTTTGGTCGTTAAATTACATGGCATCGGTCGTGTATGCTTGTTGCATAACCAAACTTTTTTTTAACTCTACTGTAGTGACTATACTGTGTTCCGCCGAAGAATGCAGAAAATGA
- the LOC119294892 gene encoding hydroquinone glucosyltransferase-like isoform X1 has translation MESFMNAGSAPAPSAARPHVVLLASPGAGHLIPLAELARRLVEHHGFAATIVTFSGLSDSEALPSGIPTSVSTVALPAVKIDDLPADALRGSVLVELIHRSLPSLSTFLRSIGSTTPLAALVPDFLCSAALPLAVELGVPCYVFIPSSLTMIYLMRRVVELHDDAAPGEYRDLPEPLEIPGGLSLRRADLPVPYRDCNGPAYAQLLRGGRRYRRADGFLTNTFYEMEPAMAEEFRQAAEQGAFPPAFPVGPFVRSNSDEETGASAILEWLDSQPTRSVVYVAFGSGGALSAEQTVELAAGLEASRQRFLWVVRMPSLDGRTCAFGARDDDDPLAWLPEGFLERTRGRGLAVPAWAPQVRVLSHPATAIFVSHCGWNSALESAASGVPMVAWPLYAEQRMNAALLEGTLGVALRPRAREDGGVVAREEVAAAVNELMEGESGRAVRRRAEDLQRAAARAWSPDGSSRRALEDVAAKWKAGAGGCRRQVEGGAWRGEVTRVQSFITIITSLATNNNPAPAGLTSYGSFPFSNDLQGRSIHSTLAPVHALPLCADIGSFAASPCRLCANTCDYTVFRRRMQKMSCLYNYPRTVWNWAGRRLPLPFSRVRSPGERDRHCTSLRLTDCLIVLQAEFSSVRFRRRGHTGLQCHNPIL, from the exons ATGGAGTCGTTCATGAACGCAGGCTCCGCGCCAGCCCCATCCGCGGCGAGGCCGCACGTCGTGCTGCTGGCCAGCCCCGGCGCCGGCCACCTCATACCGCTGGCCGAGCTTGCGCGGCGGCTCGTGGAGCACCACGGCTTCGCGGCCACGATCGTCACCTTCAGCGGCCTCTCCGACTCAGAAGCCCTCCCCAGCGGCATCCCTACCTCCGTCTCCACCGTCGCGCTCCCGGCCGTCAAGATCGACGACCTCCCCGCCGACGCCCTCCGTGGCAGCGTGCTCGTGGAGCTCATCCATCGCTCCCTCCCCAGCCTCAGCACCTTTCTCCGCTCCATCGGCTCGACCACTCCGCTCGCCGCGCTGGTTCCGGACTTCTTATGCTCCGCGGCGCTGCCCCTCGCGGTCGAGCTAGGCGTCCCGTGCTACGTGTTCATCCCCAGTAGCCTCACCATGATCTACCTGATGCGCCGCGTCGTGGAGCTCCACGACGACGCGGCCCCTGGCGAGTACCGCGACCTCCCGGAGCCTCTCGAGATCCCCGGGGGCTTGTCGCTGCGCCGCGCAGACCTTCCGGTCCCGTATCGCGACTGTAACGGGCCGGCTTACGCGCAACTGCTCCGGGGAGGCCGGCGATACCGCCGTGCCGACGGTTTTTTGACGAACACCTTCTACGAGATGGAACCTGCCATGGCGGAAGAGTTCAGGCAGGCGGCGGAGCAAGGCGCGTTCCCGCCGGCGTTCCCCGTGGGGCCGTTCGTCCGGTCAAACTCCGACGAGGAAACCGGCGCGTCGGCCATCCTAGAGTGGCTTGACAGCCAGCCGACAAGGTCGGTGGTGTACGTCGCGTTCGGAAGCGGCGGAGCGCTGTCTGCGGAGCAGACGGTCGAGCTCGCCGCCGGGCTAGAGGCAAGCAGACAGAGGTTCCTCTGGGTGGTGCGGATGCCGAGCCTGGACGGCCGGACGTGTGCCTTCGGGGCCCGCGACGATGACGACCCATTGGCGTGGCTTCCCGAGGGCTTCCTGGAGAGGACCAGGGGCAGGGGGCTCGCCGTGCCGGCCTGGGCGCCACAGGTGCGCGTCCTGTCCCACCCGGCGACGGCGATCTTCGTGTCGCACTGCGGGTGGAACTCGGCGCTGGAGAGCGCGGCGTCCGGCGTGCCGATGGTTGCGTGGCCGCTTTACGCGGAGCAGAGGATGAACGCCGCTCTGCTGGAAGGGACCCTCGGGGTGGCGCTGCGACCGAGAGCGCGAGAGGACGGCGGCGTCGTGGCGCGCGAGGAAGTTGCGGCCGCCGTGAACGAGCTCATGGAGGGGGAGAGTGGGCGCGCCGTGAGGCGCCGGGCCGAGGACCTGCAGCGAGCGGCGGCACGCGCGTGGTCGCCGGATGGTTCGTCGCGCCGGGCGCTGGAGGATGTCGCCGCCAAGTGGAAGGCGGGCGCTGGAGGATGTCGCCGCCAAGTGGAAGGCGGCGCTTGGCGGGGGGAGGTAACGCGGGTACAGTCTTTTATTACTATTATTACTAGTTTAGCAACCAATAATAATCCTGCACCTGCGGGCCTGACGAGCTACGGATCCTTCCCGTTTAGCAACGACCTTCAGGGCCGGTCCATACACAGCACACTCGCACCCGTTCATGCCCTGCCTCTTTGTGCAGACATTGGTTCCTTTGCAGCATCTCCATGTCGTCTCTGTGCAAATACCTG TGACTATACTGTGTTCCGCCGAAGAATGCAGAAAATGAGCTGCTTGTATAACTATCCGAGAACTGTATGGAATTGGGCAGGACGGAGGCTGCCTCTCCCT